CTGCGGTCAGATCAAAATTCAAATTCTTAAACGCAGACTCCAGCCCCCGGGTAATCCGCAGATTCATCCCGTTATAACCCGATGTCAAATCGGCAATGGACTCGGCGTCAGACTCGGTTAACGTCTGAAAAACAGCAGGCGAAACCTGAGCGGTATAAACGAAGATGCCGGGATTGTAATAATCCGACCTCTCATCCCAGGATTCACGATAGATGGAAACATAATAGTCCACCTTCATGTCTTCAAGGAGCTTGGTATAACTGCGGTATAACTGATCCAGATCCTTTTCAAATTTCGGGCCGTTCTTGGAAAGGGTCTTTTTTGCCTGTTCAATGGCATCGGCTGCTGTAACAAAGGCGGCATAGTCGGCATGCTCTTGGGTATAGGCCTGATACTGGGCCTTTACAATGTCCGTATTGATTTTTGTATCATCTACCATTTTAGAAAATGGGGCAAACCGGGCCGTGATTTTGGCGTCTGAAGCGGGAAATTTGTCCCTTGCCTTGGCCACGAGCCCCTGTTCCAGGCTTTGTACCGTTGACAGGATGACCTCTGCAGCTGCCAGGGCGGATTTTTCCATGGCCGGGGCATCTGTCATGGCTGCCTTGATCCGGCTTGCACGTTCAAAGGGTGCCTTTGCCTGGCCTTTAGCTTCACGGATCACTGAGTTCACCTGCTTGATCTGGGCCAGGGCCTGGGCTTCGCCTTCGGGTTTGTTCTGTTTGAGGGTGACTTTTAGCCCCTTATCATATACATCCCGGGCCCGGGCCAAGGTGGCATCGGCATTGGCAAACGCCGTATCCCATTTCTCTTTGGATGCATACTCAGCCAGGGAGGAAAAGTCCGGTGATGCCGACATACGTTCATATTTTTTTTTCTGGGCGTCAATGAAATCCTGGGTGGATTTCAAGTCCTGCTTTACGGCTTTGGCCTGGGTCCGGGTTGTATCGGAAAGTCCCTGGCCGCAGCCGGTTAGAAAAACCAGAGCCAACAAAACTATGACCACGCTTGTGAATATTTGTTCTGTTTTACCACAAGGGGTTGGGGCTCTCATGGGTTACCTCCCCCTCTGCAAATCAACGTCAGTTCCGCCGGATCAACAGGTTTGGAAATATAAATCCGGTATTCCTCTTTATCTTCGTCCTGCCACTCCTCAATGGTAAGAAACATGGACGAATGGTCATTAACAAATTCATACATATAAACCCGTTCTTCCTTGCCGTTGCGCCGGTACACGGCAGCCCAATCATCGTCATACTCAAAAGTGTCTCCGGCATAGACAACACAGTCCTCATCGTCAACAATCTGATCCAGATCATCTTCATCAACGGGCTGACCTTCATCATCGGTCAATTGTTTAAATTTGATCTGGTTCAAAGTGATACACACTTCCAGTTCATCATCAATTTCCCACTCAAAATGGCCCACGGTTCCGGTCTCCAGGCACAGGCAGGTCAATTCAGTGACAAAGTAGTCTTTCAGTTTTGTATACTTCTCATTGGCCTCCTGGTATTTATTGATCTCCTGGATGAAATAGGTGCTGCTCAAACAGGTAAAACAGTCACCCACCTCTGCATCCATAATGGTCAGGCGGGTCTGTTCCTCCGGGGACAATACCTTGTCCGGCGCCAGTGTTCGAATCAGGGAAAACCGCTGATCAAAGGATTTTTGTTCGGAAATGGATATCATAGTTACTTCTCCTGGCGCCTTGATGTTAACGCATCTGTCCTGGCCCTAAACCGTTCGTTCATAACCCCCAGGGCATTGGAACTTTGGGAAGCAATGCTGATGGTCTCCTTTGAAATGGCCGTATAGGCTTCAAATGCCTGCTCATAAGTATTGCATGCCTCTTCCAGGGCTTCGATGTTTACAGTCATGCTCTGGCTCATCTTTGCGCCTTTAACCGCCGCATCACCAATGACCTTTGCCGTATCCGTCATGGTCTCGGCTGCGGCCTTCTGGACCATATCCAGATGCTTTAACGTATCCAACTGCTGTTCTGCGGCCACCCGAACGGCCAGGGCATTTTTCACGGCCGTGGCCAGAATCATGTCTGTACGCTGGACCAGACGCTGGACCAGGTGAGAATTTCTCACCATCATTTCTCCGCCGAACCGGGTCTGAAGATTGGAATTATCAATGGTCTGCAAATCCACAACCGCCATGGCCAAATCCGAGGTCAGCGTAGTCAGCGCCTCTTTGGCCCGGGGATCGTCCATCGTCTCAAGGTGGGCGGAAAGCTTTTCCCAGATCAGCTGGCCCAGATAAATCTGTTCCTGCAGGGCCGGCTGGATCTCTTTTAAGGCGTCGCAAATCTGTGCCAGTTCCGCCGCGTCAAAGGCCACCTGGTCGGCCTCGCTGCGCAGGTGATCCCGAATCCCGTCAATGGTGGAATTCACGGTTTCCCTTCGTTCGGCAATAATACGCAGGAGCTCATCTCCTTTAGGCAGACGGTTGACGGTACGGGTAAAAAGTCCCATCACCTTTTTGGGCAAAGGCATTTCCGTTTTTGCCACCATGGTGGGGTTGACCTTATCCAGCTCGACCTTGATGGCCAAAATATTTCTTGCCACAGGTGAGCTGTCCTCACTGGCCACATTTTTAAGCACCGAGCCCATTTTCCGGTCGTAAAGAGAGACCTGGGCCTGGGTTTTTTCCATAATTTCCCGTCCCAAAGAAAAGACAAAGTTGCCGAGCTGCCAGTCCGAAGGATCTGCTTTAACCTTCTCCACAAAACCGTCAGCCGCCGCTTCAAGTGCTTTGATATCTTCAACAGCAAGGTGCCGGGGCTGGACCGGCACCAGCTGGTCCGGGGCCTGGACAGGGGTGAGCGCCCCCTGCCCCGATGCTTGTGTGACTTCTGCTAATACGGGTGCTTTGGCCTGTCCGGCCACGCTGGCAAGTTCCTGAGCCAAACTGGACATAGATGTTCTCCTTTATGAAAATTTGCCCTCAAGAAAATGGGCCATGGTTTTAAATTCTGCGATTTCGTTATTGTCTACAATCTGCCGGGATCTTGTGCAGACCTCATGAAGGCTTTCAATGGTTTTTTCAAACGCCTGCATTTGGGTTTGCCTGCTGTCCGGGGAAAGGTCAAGATACTCTTTGACGGTTTTAAACAGATGGGTTGCACCGATTTTTTTCAATTCATAGGTCAGTGTCTCTCCCGGATAACGCGTGATCATATCCGGAATAAGCGCCTTGAGATCATCAATAATGGATTCAATTTTTAAAATCAAGTCCATGGAAAAATCCCGGTCGGTGCGGATCAAAAGATTCAACTTGATCAGGGTATCAAGGATCTTTTTGAACTCAGCATCCGGGTCTTCTTTTTCAGCAACCGGGGAAGACTGCTCTTCCAGGTCTGATGACACTTTTGGTGTTTTCAAGCGCCGGATAACCAGGCTCAAAACAATTAGCGCAATAATAAATACGGCAGATACAATTATAATGGTCATGAAATATTTCCTTCCAGATTTTTAAGAAAAGCCTTGCTTAATGATAATTCTAATGCCTTTAAGACCAGGACGGTAGTAGTACTGTTATACATTAAATGACGTGAAGTTCAAGTTATTCCAAAACACTTTTCCAGTACCGTTATGCCCTGGGCTTCACCGATACCGCCGTTTCCGTGAACCATTCCATATTGACGATTGCCTTGGACAAGCCGTTGTGTGACTTCGATTAACCCGTTCAACGCCGGATTGTTCCACGGTGCTCTGGCAATGTTCATTCCCCCTGTTACCGTTATCTCGTTGTGTTTCAGAAAATCATGGATATCATTGATGTTGCCGACTAAACCAGTCACCAATAATAACGCGATGGGTATGGGCGGATAGCAGGTATATGCTTCCAGCAAAAGATTTCTATTTTGAAATTCCCGGATTACATCTATTTGGGCTTCTGCCTGGGCCTGCAGAAATGCATTTTTAAGGTGAACAAACAGATTGTTGCCTTTACCGGTGATATGGTTGATCGCTTTTGGGTCTCCCTTTACGATGGCATATCCTGAACCCGATACTTTAACCCGGCTATTTTCAGGAATGTTCAGTTGTTCAGCTGTAGGCGTATTGGTGACAATAAGCCCTCCGGCAAAATCGATATTCGGGTTTGCGCAATCGGTCAGGCAAAAGAGATCTGTTCCATAATCATGCAGGACGTTTCCCCGTAGAAAATTAATTTGCCTTCCTGACCTACCCTGAAACGTCCTGGAATAATTATCAAAAAGGCTGTCGGCTAATCCACGGAAGTCATCATTTGAAATATCCGTCTCACGGCAAAGACAACGTGCAAGAAGGTCATAGCATTGAATCAGACTGACATCTTCAAATATCTCCATTGCTTTTTTTATTGTTTCTTTGCCGTATTGCCGCGTATCAACAAAATTTATGGGGTTAAAATTGCATACCCTGCCCGTTTTCATTGTCATATGATAAACTTTAAATGGAAACCTTTGCGCATTCTCTCTAATAGTGATAAGAGTTTTTCCATTGATATTCTATTCGAGTCTTATCCCGTATATAGGGGGAACCTGTTGAATCTTATTAATATCGATAAGATGCAGTCCTTGCTTGACAACTTCTCTAAGGCCGTTGGTATTGCTTCGGCCATCATTGACCTTGAAGGCAATGTCATCGTTGGTTCCAATTGGCAGCAGATCTGCACAGATTTCCACCGAACCCACCCGGAAACCTGTAAACGATGTATAGAAAGCGACACGATTCTGGCCAAAAGAATGGCCAAAAATCGGGAACAGAGCTTTTATCTGTGTAAAAACGGTTTAACCGACGCGGCGGCCCCGATCATTCTCAACGACGATCATGTGGCCAATTTGTTCATTGGACAGTTTCTTTTGAGTGATCCCGATTTTATTTTTTTTAAAACCCAAGCTTCTGAATATGGTTTTGATGAAGACCGATATATAGAGGCTCTCAGAGGTGTTCCCATACTCAGTGAAACCAAAATCAAGCCCATCATAAATTTTTTTCAGGATTTTGCGAAAACCATTGGTGAAATGGTGCTTCAAGAAAAACAAATTTTGCAAAGCAAAAACCGATTGCTGGATGTCGCCGGCAGCACCAGCGATTGGATTTGGGAGGTAAACGCCGATGGCATATTTACCTACTGCAGCGGAGGGGTTGAGAAGGTGCTGGGCTACAGCCCGGAAGAAATTCTGGGTCGTACTCCCTTTGAATTGATGTTTACCGAAGATCAGCAACGCATGGACGAATTGATTGCCGGCTTGTTCGCCCAAAGGGAACCCATCAAAAACCAGGAGATCTGGCACCAGGCCCAAGACAGCCGCAGGGTCTGCCTGCTGACCAACGGCGTTCCGGTCATCGATGACTGCGGTCGTTTGGAGGGGTACCGGGGTTCCAATACCGACATCACAGAACGTAAACAGACCGAGAATGCGCTGCAAATGGAAAGGGAACGTCTTGCCAATGTCATTTACGGTACCAATATCGGTACATGGGAATGGAATATACAAACGGGTGAAACGATTTTTAACGAACGCTGGGCAGAAATCTGCGGGTATGACCTGGAAGAACTTGCCCCGATCTCCATTGAGACCTGGATAAAGCTGGCCCATCCCGATGATTTAAAGGGCTCCGAAACCCTTCTTAACCGTCATTTTTCAGGAGAACTGGACCGCTATGACTACCAGTGCCGTATGAAGCACAAGGACGGACGCTGGGTCTGGGTACATGACCGCGGCCGGGTAATTTCCTGGACGGATGATAACCGCCCGATCAGGATGTTCGGTACCCATACGGACATCACTGAAAGAAAACTGGCAGAGCAGGAACTGATTGAAACCCGTGATGAACTGTTAATGGCCAACAGGCACCTCGAGCAGCAGACCGCCTATGCCAATGACATGGCAGCCCGGGCTGAAATGGCCTCGGCAGCTAAAAGTGAATTCCTGGCCAACATGAGCCATGAAATACGAACCCCTATGAACGGCGTTATCGGCATGACGGGGTTGCTGCTTGGTACGGATCTCACCGAAGAACAGCGCCATTACGGTGAAACCATTAAAGCCAGTGCGGATGCCCTGCTGGAACTGATCAACGACATACTTGATTTTTCAAAAATCGAAGCCGGCAGGCTCGAACTGGAAATAGTGGATTTTGACCTGCAATCCCTTTTAAATGATTTCTCAGAAATTATAGCGTTCAAAGCCCATGAACGTGGCTTGGAATTCATCTGCACCACTGCCCCGGACGTACCGGTATTCCTGCGGGGAGATCCAGGACGGCTCCGTCAGATACTTATTAATCTGGCAGGTAACGCGGTCAAGTTCACCCATAAAGGAGAAATAGTCGTTCGTGCCGCCCTTGAACAGGAATGGGACCAGGAGGCCCTGATCCGATTTTCAGTACGCGATACCGGCATTGGCATCCCAGACGAAAAACAGGAAAGTCTCTTTGAGCAATTCACACAAGTGGACACATCTATTACACGCAAATACGGGGGCACAGGCCTGGGACTGGCGATCTCCAAACAGTTGGCAGAGTTGATGGGCGGCCGGATCGGACTAATCTCACCGATCCACGCCGGCGCAGAAACAAAGACAGAAGACACCTGTCCCGGCGCGGAATTCTGGTTTACGGCGCGGTTTGCCAAGCAGCCCTGGAAACCAGCTGGCCGGACAGCATCAGATCCTGGTGATGTGCGGGGGGCAAAAATCCTGGTGGTCGATGATAACGTCACCAACCGGGAAATTCTCATGACACAGCTTAAAGCATGGAACGCCCGACCGGCAGAGTCGCCGGAAGGGGATACGGCCATTTCTTTGCTCAAGCAGGCAGTTCACGAGGATGATGCGTTTGACATTGCGATTTTAGACATGCACATGCCGGGGATGAACGGTGAAGCGCTTGGCCACGCCATTAAAAATGACCCTGTCCTTACAGACACACAGTTGATAATGATGACGTCACTGGGGCGGCCGGGAGACACCCGTCGTTTAGAGACCGTTGGCTTTGCCGCACATCTGACAAAACCTGTCCGCCTGTCGGATCTGCATAACTGCCTCTCCGCAGTTCTTTGCGATAACTCTCATAAAACCAAGAGGCCCATCATGACACGGCAAACCATCCCCAAGCTGCAAAATACCGGCGGTCGTATTCTTCTGGCCGAAGATAATATCACCAACCAGCAGGTGGCCAAAGGCATTCTCCAAAAACTGGGCTTGTCTGTAGATACGGTTGCCAACGGCGCCGACGCAGTGGATGCTTTGACACGCAACCACTATGATATAGTACTGATGGATGTGCAGATGCCTGAAATGGACGGCATGGAAGCCACCCGAAAAATCCGTAATCCCCGGTCTGCCACACTGAATCCAAATATACCGATCATTGCCATGACAGCCCATGTCATGGCCGGTGATCGCGAAACCTGCCTTGAAGCCGGCATGGACGACTACATCAGCAAACCCGTAAATCAACGTATTCTGGCAGACAAACTCAAACAGTGGATGCCCGATACGCATAGAGACCATACCACCCGCCCCTCCTCCGGACCTGCTTTTGATATCGAGGTTTTATTAACCCGCCTCATGGGGGATGAAAAGCTTGTCGCTACGGTTATCGCCGTATTCCTTGAGGACATGCCAAAAGAAATTTTAGCTCTCAAGCGCTATATCGATGCTGGACAGGCTGACAAGGCCGGCTCCCAGGCCCATAAAATTAAAGGGACCGCAGGCAATATTGCAGCCAAAGACTTTCAGGAGACGGCTTCGGCCATGGAAATGTCGGGCAGGGCCGGAGAACTGGAGCGACTGAAGACATTAATGCCCGAGCTGGAAAATCGGTTCAACAGGCTGAAAGCAGAGATGAAAAACCTATGATCAATGCAACCTCTGATCACCAAAGATGACACCACTTCGGGTCCAATTATGAACGTGATGCTGACAAATGAGGCTATAAGCCGTGAGATATAATACTTGATAATCCAATTTTTAGGGAATTTGTTCAAATTCAAGGCGGAGTTTGGGCAAATCAACAAAAACTGGCTCATCGAGTAATAAACATAATAAACAATGGATTTAACAATATGACTTCAATCATGAAAATATTAGTTGCAGAAGACAGCCGTCCCTCAAGAATGATGCTTGAGGCGACCCTGACCAAATGGGGATATGAGGTAACAGCGGTATGTGACGGCAACCAAGCGTGGAACGCGCTTCAGGAATCGGACGATCTGAACTTGGCAGTGCTTGACTGGGAGA
Above is a window of uncultured Desulfobacter sp. DNA encoding:
- a CDS encoding DUF4178 domain-containing protein, which translates into the protein MISISEQKSFDQRFSLIRTLAPDKVLSPEEQTRLTIMDAEVGDCFTCLSSTYFIQEINKYQEANEKYTKLKDYFVTELTCLCLETGTVGHFEWEIDDELEVCITLNQIKFKQLTDDEGQPVDEDDLDQIVDDEDCVVYAGDTFEYDDDWAAVYRRNGKEERVYMYEFVNDHSSMFLTIEEWQDEDKEEYRIYISKPVDPAELTLICRGGGNP
- a CDS encoding toxic anion resistance protein, producing MSSLAQELASVAGQAKAPVLAEVTQASGQGALTPVQAPDQLVPVQPRHLAVEDIKALEAAADGFVEKVKADPSDWQLGNFVFSLGREIMEKTQAQVSLYDRKMGSVLKNVASEDSSPVARNILAIKVELDKVNPTMVAKTEMPLPKKVMGLFTRTVNRLPKGDELLRIIAERRETVNSTIDGIRDHLRSEADQVAFDAAELAQICDALKEIQPALQEQIYLGQLIWEKLSAHLETMDDPRAKEALTTLTSDLAMAVVDLQTIDNSNLQTRFGGEMMVRNSHLVQRLVQRTDMILATAVKNALAVRVAAEQQLDTLKHLDMVQKAAAETMTDTAKVIGDAAVKGAKMSQSMTVNIEALEEACNTYEQAFEAYTAISKETISIASQSSNALGVMNERFRARTDALTSRRQEK
- a CDS encoding PocR ligand-binding domain-containing protein; translation: MNLINIDKMQSLLDNFSKAVGIASAIIDLEGNVIVGSNWQQICTDFHRTHPETCKRCIESDTILAKRMAKNREQSFYLCKNGLTDAAAPIILNDDHVANLFIGQFLLSDPDFIFFKTQASEYGFDEDRYIEALRGVPILSETKIKPIINFFQDFAKTIGEMVLQEKQILQSKNRLLDVAGSTSDWIWEVNADGIFTYCSGGVEKVLGYSPEEILGRTPFELMFTEDQQRMDELIAGLFAQREPIKNQEIWHQAQDSRRVCLLTNGVPVIDDCGRLEGYRGSNTDITERKQTENALQMERERLANVIYGTNIGTWEWNIQTGETIFNERWAEICGYDLEELAPISIETWIKLAHPDDLKGSETLLNRHFSGELDRYDYQCRMKHKDGRWVWVHDRGRVISWTDDNRPIRMFGTHTDITERKLAEQELIETRDELLMANRHLEQQTAYANDMAARAEMASAAKSEFLANMSHEIRTPMNGVIGMTGLLLGTDLTEEQRHYGETIKASADALLELINDILDFSKIEAGRLELEIVDFDLQSLLNDFSEIIAFKAHERGLEFICTTAPDVPVFLRGDPGRLRQILINLAGNAVKFTHKGEIVVRAALEQEWDQEALIRFSVRDTGIGIPDEKQESLFEQFTQVDTSITRKYGGTGLGLAISKQLAELMGGRIGLISPIHAGAETKTEDTCPGAEFWFTARFAKQPWKPAGRTASDPGDVRGAKILVVDDNVTNREILMTQLKAWNARPAESPEGDTAISLLKQAVHEDDAFDIAILDMHMPGMNGEALGHAIKNDPVLTDTQLIMMTSLGRPGDTRRLETVGFAAHLTKPVRLSDLHNCLSAVLCDNSHKTKRPIMTRQTIPKLQNTGGRILLAEDNITNQQVAKGILQKLGLSVDTVANGADAVDALTRNHYDIVLMDVQMPEMDGMEATRKIRNPRSATLNPNIPIIAMTAHVMAGDRETCLEAGMDDYISKPVNQRILADKLKQWMPDTHRDHTTRPSSGPAFDIEVLLTRLMGDEKLVATVIAVFLEDMPKEILALKRYIDAGQADKAGSQAHKIKGTAGNIAAKDFQETASAMEMSGRAGELERLKTLMPELENRFNRLKAEMKNL